A single genomic interval of Mangifera indica cultivar Alphonso chromosome 5, CATAS_Mindica_2.1, whole genome shotgun sequence harbors:
- the LOC123216118 gene encoding metalloendoproteinase 2-MMP-like, with translation MRYHHLLVTAIIVISLSPVKTSAHFFPNISSIPSGLLPNSTNKSAWDAFQNFTGCRRGDKINGLSKIKQYFHYFGYIQQLPSNTTDDFDDSLESAIKTYQKNFNLEPTGQLDNQTVQKILQPRCGNADIVNGSTTMNAGKPVSYNISHLHTVGHYSYFPGTPRWPSNRRDLTYGFLPQNQLTDDTKQIFANAFAKWSQVIPMNFTQSDDYTTADITIGFYTGNHGDGEPFDGVLGTLAHSFSPPSGMFHLDGAENWVISGDVTTSTVSSAVDLESVAVHEIGHLLGLGHSSVEEAIMYPTISARTRKVELASDDVEGIQALYGSNPNYNGTDATLVQQRETSSGAYIVGSWWGLTALVAAAVLDILLY, from the coding sequence atgagaTATCATCATCTTTTAGTGACTGCGATTATAGTTATTTCGCTTTCACCGGTGAAGACTTCAGCTCATTTCTTCCCCAACATATCGTCAATCCCGTCAGGGTTACTCCCCAACTCCACCAACAAGAGCGCGTGGGACGCCTTCCAGAACTTCACTGGCTGTCGTCGTGGCGACAAGATCAACGGCTTAAGCAAGATCAAGCAGTACTTTCACTACTTCGGTTACATTCAACAGCTGCCCTCAAACACTACTGACGACTTTGATGATTCGCTGGAATCGGCCATTAAGACCTACCAAAAAAACTTTAATCTTGAACCCACCGGTCAACTCGATAATCAAACTGTTCAAAAAATCCTACAGCCCAGATGTGGCAATGCCGACATAGTCAACGGTTCAACAACTATGAACGCAGGCAAACCGGTCTCGTATAACATCAGTCATCTCCACACAGTTGGCCATTATAGTTACTTTCCCGGCACGCCCCGTTGGCCATCAAACCGTCGTGATCTAACGTACGGGTTTCTACCACAGAACCAATTGACTGATGATACGAAACAAATTTTTGCAAACGCCTTCGCGAAGTGGTCACAGGTGATCCCGATGAATTTCACACAAAGCGACGATTACACCACCGCGGATATCACGATCGGGTTCTACACCGGAAATCACGGTGACGGAGAGCCGTTTGACGGAGTTTTGGGAACGTTGGCACACTCGTTTTCACCCCCTAGTGGAATGTTCCACTTGGACGGCGCCGAGAACTGGGTGATCTCCGGTGATGTTACAACATCGACGGTGAGTTCAGCGGTTGATCTTGAATCAGTTGCCGTTCATGAAATTGGACACTTGTTGGGATTAGGACATTCGTCGGTTGAAGAAGCTATAATGTACCCAACAATATCTGCCAGAACCAGAAAGGTTGAATTGGCCAGTGACGATGTAGAAGGAATACAGGCCTTGTATGGAAGTAATCCAAATTACAACGGCACAGATGCGACCTTGGTTCAGCAGAGGGAAACTAGTAGTGGGGCCTACATTGTGGGTTCCTGGTGGGGTTTGACTGCTTTGGTGGCGGCTGCGGTTTTAGATATtcttttgtattga